From the Cydia pomonella isolate Wapato2018A chromosome 11, ilCydPomo1, whole genome shotgun sequence genome, one window contains:
- the LOC133522648 gene encoding SRR1-like protein isoform X1, whose translation MSKQQVDSDGFQIVPSKRFSKNKQTKIPSRGSKFEEQETIIDVGKVIKRIQSATDDLRASDYWKHVIESVSTVLSSRKLKTIVCFGLGHIGECNISRYQLALLLSLKDSLNCSDVLVHDPVFFKSECTILDSLGLQVIAENTEGGYVISKQDTTLLYLPHCPKQLTNNFLWSNWGPELENCILICNSFASLVENHPNRILQETVPFISKISPFVSEIILENNFVYTDIFNDTSIHHFPSINLVNLDKDFWIKGDKPNYENAEEFITSVMVEKLNI comes from the exons atgtcaaaacaacaaGTTGACAGCGATGGTTTTCAAATAGTTCCTTCTAAGCGTTTCtccaaaaataaacaaacaaaaatacctTCTAGAGGCTCAAAATTTGAAGAACAAGAAACGATCATCGACGTCGGCAAAGtgataaa aCGAATACAGTCAGCAACGGACGATTTAAGAGCATCTGATTATTGGAAACACGTGATAGAATCTGTGAGTACAGTATTGAGTAGCAGAAAACTAAAAACTATCGTTTGTTTTGGGCTGGGACACATTGGAGAGTGTAACATTTCAAGATATCAGCTCGCGTTATTATTGTCTTTAAAAGACTCTCTTAACTGTTCTGACGTCCTGGTACACGacccggttttttttaaaagtgaatgtaCTATATTGGATAGTTTAGGGCTTCAAGTTATAGCAGAGAATACCGAGGGAGGTTATGTAATATCAAAACAAGACACAACTCTTCTGTACTTACCACATTGTccaaaacaattaacaaacaacTTTCTTTGGAGCAACTGGGGCCCTGAATTAGAAAACTGCATTTTGATTTGCAATAGTTTTGCCTCATTGGTAGAAAATCACCCAAATAGAATTTTACAAGAAACTGTACCTTTTATATCTAAAATTAGTCCATTTGTGTCagaaataattttagaaaacaattttgtttacactgaTATTTTTAACGATACATCAATACATCATTTCCCAAGCATTAATTTAGTGAACTTAGACAAAGATTTTTGGATAAAGGGTGACAAACCAAATTACGAAAATGCTGAAGAATTCATAACCTCTGTTATGGTGGAAAAGTTAAACATTTGA
- the LOC133522648 gene encoding protein FMC1 homolog isoform X2 yields MASISSKPVLVTLRQLLSEIRKQSSTKKLAENQMARYILDQYRKHQVTDQQLCKAIDEMHFKARSYYDYLHHSRRYKEINMEFKGKGERSVEDTARMVGFKLPHDPKP; encoded by the coding sequence ATGGCTAGTATCTCATCAAAGCCAGTACTCGTAACGCTACGGCAATTATTGTCCGAGATCCGCAAACAGAGCTCAACAAAAAAGCTGGCAGAGAATCAGATGGCTCGGTACATTTTGGACCAGTACCGTAAACACCAAGTAACGGATCAGCAGCTTTGCAAAGCCATTGATGAGATGCATTTTAAAGCGAGAAGCTATTATGACTATCTACATCACTCTAGGAGGTATAAGGAGATTAATATGGAGTTTAAGGGAAAGGGTGAAAGAAGTGTGGAGGATACTGCTAGAATGGTAGGTTTCAAGCTTCCCCATGACCCCAAACCTTAG
- the LOC133522650 gene encoding short/branched chain specific acyl-CoA dehydrogenase, mitochondrial isoform X3, translated as MEDEHKIDDSVRQLLFDNGLMGIETPTEYSGSGCGFLTMMLVVEELSRVDPAVAAYVDIHNTLVNSLFMKLGTEEQKQKYLTKLCTEYAGSFCLTEPTSGSDAFALKTVAKKDGDHYVINGSKMWISNSDVAGVFLVMANADPSKGYKGITCFIVERDTPGLSVAKPENKLGIRASGTCMVHFDNVRVPEGNILGEYGHGYKYAAGFLNEGRIGIASQMIGLCQGCMDATIPYTLERKQFGKNIYSFQGISYQIAHLQTELEAARLLTYNAARLKENNLPFVKEAAMAKYFASEIAQHLTSKCIDFMGGVGFTRDFPQEKFFRDAKIGTIYEGTSNMQLQTIAKLIEKEYTQ; from the exons CACAAAATCGACGACAGCGTCAGACAACTACTCTTCGACAATgga CTCATGGGCATCGAAACCCCCACGGAATACAGCGGCTCCGGCTGCGGATTCCTCACCATGATGCTAGTTGTTGAGGAACTGTCCCGAGTAGACCCAGCAGTCGCGGCTTATGTTGATATCCACAACACCCTCGTCAACTCGCTCTTCATGAAGCTCGGCACTGAGGAACAGAAGCAAAAGTACCTCACCAAGCTGTGCACGGAATAT GCCGGCAGCTTCTGCCTGACGGAACCGACATCAGGCTCAGATGCCTTCGCCCTCAAGACCGTGGCCAAGAAAGATGGTGACCATTACGTCATCAACGGTTCCAAGATGTGGATCTCCAACTCTGACGTGGCTGGAGTGTTCTTGGTTATGGCCAACGCTGATCCTTCGaaa GGCTACAAAGGCATCACCTGCTTCATCGTAGAGCGCGACACCCCTGGCCTATCGGTGGCCAAACCAGAAAACAAACTCGGCATCCGCGCGTCCGGCACTTGTATGGTGCACTTCGACAACGTGAGGGTGCCGGAAGGCAACATTTTGGGAGAATATGGACACGG ATACAAGTACGCGGCCGGTTTCCTGAACGAGGGTCGCATCGGCATCGCGTCGCAGATGATCGGGCTGTGTCAGGGCTGCATGGACGCCACTATCCCCTACACTTTGGAGAGAAAGCAGTTCGGAAAAAACATCTACTCCTTCCAG GGTATCAGCTACCAGATCGCGCATCTGCAAACCGAGTTAGAGGCAGCCCGCCTCCTGACCTACAACGCTGCCAGGCTAAAGGAAAACAACCTGCCTTTCGTCAAGGAGGCTGCCATGGCTAAATATTTCGCTTCAG AAATCGCCCAGCATCTAACCTCCAAGTGTATCGACTTCATGGGTGGAGTGGGCTTCACGCGCGACTTCCCACAGGAGAAGTTCTTCCGCGACGCCAAGATCGGCACCATCTACGAGGGCACCAGCAACATGCAGCTGCAGACCATCGCCAAGCTCATTGAGAAAGAGTATACACAATAA